From a region of the Lactuca sativa cultivar Salinas chromosome 4, Lsat_Salinas_v11, whole genome shotgun sequence genome:
- the LOC128133566 gene encoding uncharacterized protein LOC128133566, translated as MSLKLNEKFWCTYFPTTLDGNAGTWFKTLQPGSISNFAQIKYLFLTNFMQLRKYKGDSHSIIGCKQREGETVREYFTRFTNATLDVPGHDEGLIFVAFTWGLIPGPLSQKLMGKKPLT; from the coding sequence ATGTCGCTAAAGCTTAACGAGAAGTTCTGGTGCACATACTTCCCGACGACACTCGATGGCAACGCTGGCACGTGGTTCAAAACGTTACAACCGGGCAGCATTTCAAACTTTGCTCAAATCAAGTACCTTTTCCTCACCAACTTCATGCAGTTACGCAAATACAAGGGGGACTCTCATTCCATTATAGGCTGTAAACAAAGAGAGGGGGAAACTGTGCGAGAATACTTTACAAGATTCACAAATGCCACGTTGGATGTACCAGGGCATGACGAAGGCCTTATATTCGTTGCCTTCACATGGGGACTCATTCCAGGCCCTTTGTCACAAAAACTCATGGGAAAGAAGCCCTTAACATGA